Proteins from a genomic interval of Croceicoccus naphthovorans:
- a CDS encoding aldo/keto reductase, whose amino-acid sequence MPQPAQPTFPTAILNDGREMPQFGYGTLKVSDDEAEKSVSEALNAGYRLIDTAAIYENEEGVGKALANRHDIFLTTKVWNDSQGHAEAKTAFRESLRRLGRDEVDLLLIHWPCASRDLYVDTWKALIELREDGRVKSIGVSNFLPEHIDRLIEETGVTPTVNQIELHPYFQQREARDYHRKHNIITQAWSPLGRGALLDDPVIKSIAEEMETTPAAVILRWHLQSGTAPIPKTSSPDRMRENASALQVFLNRDQMGRIDALDRKDGRIGPDPVKLGNEETAA is encoded by the coding sequence ATGCCCCAGCCAGCCCAGCCCACGTTCCCGACCGCAATTCTCAACGATGGCCGAGAGATGCCGCAATTCGGTTACGGCACCCTTAAGGTGTCTGACGACGAAGCGGAAAAATCGGTCAGCGAAGCCCTCAACGCCGGATATCGCCTGATCGATACCGCCGCAATTTACGAGAACGAAGAGGGCGTCGGCAAAGCGCTGGCCAATCGGCACGATATTTTCCTGACGACGAAAGTCTGGAACGACAGTCAGGGCCATGCCGAGGCGAAAACCGCGTTCCGCGAATCACTGCGCCGGCTTGGCCGGGACGAGGTCGACTTGCTGCTGATCCACTGGCCTTGCGCGTCGCGCGACCTTTACGTCGACACGTGGAAGGCTCTGATCGAACTGCGCGAAGATGGCCGGGTCAAGTCGATCGGCGTGTCGAACTTCCTGCCCGAACATATCGATCGCCTGATCGAGGAAACCGGCGTGACGCCCACGGTCAACCAGATCGAGCTGCACCCTTATTTTCAGCAGCGCGAGGCGCGGGATTATCACCGCAAGCACAACATAATCACTCAGGCATGGAGCCCGCTGGGTCGGGGCGCTTTGCTCGACGATCCGGTGATCAAGAGCATTGCCGAAGAAATGGAAACGACGCCCGCCGCCGTGATTCTGCGTTGGCACCTGCAGAGCGGCACCGCGCCGATCCCCAAGACCAGCTCACCCGATCGTATGCGTGAGAATGCTTCGGCGCTTCAGGTCTTCCTGAACCGCGACCAGATGGGCCGGATCGACGCGCTGGACCGCAAGGACGGGCGTATCGGGCCCGACCCCGTCAAACTGGGCAACGAAGAAACCGCGGCCTGA
- a CDS encoding alpha/beta hydrolase, whose protein sequence is MIGRTTLSALTFALALPLAAMVAPPAAIAAPAAPVAEAVSYGSHALQEIDFYRPADESAARSPLIVFVHGGAWAGGDKSDSTGAAKIRHYTEAGYALASVNYRLLPEAEIERQAEDVAAAVAQLVADSKKLGIDPHQIVLMGHSAGAHLSALIATDPRYLAAHDLRPSDIAGAILLDGPAYDVPLQIRDAGPFLGIAYQLAFGSGYARQDALSPAMHADGENARRFFMLHVERADAKAQAHALGDALTEAGTDARVSGFPGRGMEGHNLLNAMLGRSDSPATVPVDEWLAETFTSAG, encoded by the coding sequence ATGATCGGTCGCACCACCCTTTCCGCCCTAACCTTTGCGCTGGCCCTGCCGCTGGCCGCCATGGTTGCCCCGCCCGCGGCGATCGCAGCGCCTGCCGCGCCAGTGGCAGAGGCCGTGTCCTATGGCAGCCATGCCCTGCAGGAGATCGATTTCTATCGACCCGCTGACGAATCCGCAGCGCGCAGCCCATTGATCGTTTTCGTGCATGGCGGGGCATGGGCGGGCGGCGACAAGTCCGATTCGACGGGGGCAGCCAAAATCCGGCACTACACAGAGGCGGGCTATGCGCTGGCCAGCGTGAACTATCGTCTGCTGCCAGAGGCGGAGATCGAGCGGCAGGCGGAGGACGTTGCCGCTGCCGTCGCCCAACTGGTCGCCGATTCCAAGAAGCTGGGCATCGATCCGCACCAGATCGTGCTGATGGGCCACAGCGCAGGCGCGCACCTGTCGGCGCTGATCGCGACCGATCCTCGCTATCTTGCGGCGCATGACTTGCGTCCATCCGACATCGCGGGGGCGATTCTGCTCGACGGCCCGGCCTATGACGTGCCCTTGCAGATCCGCGATGCCGGGCCGTTCCTTGGCATCGCCTATCAGCTTGCGTTCGGCAGCGGTTATGCGCGGCAAGACGCCCTATCACCGGCGATGCACGCTGACGGAGAGAACGCGCGCCGTTTCTTCATGCTCCACGTCGAACGCGCCGATGCCAAGGCGCAGGCCCACGCTCTGGGCGATGCCCTGACCGAGGCAGGGACCGATGCGCGGGTTTCGGGCTTTCCGGGGCGGGGGATGGAGGGGCACAACCTGCTCAACGCGATGCTGGGGCGCAGCGATTCCCCGGCCACCGTGCCGGTCGACGAATGGCTGGCCGAAACCTTCACCTCTGCCGGGTGA
- a CDS encoding adenylosuccinate synthase: protein MANVTVIGAQWGDEGKGKIVDWLASRADAVVRFQGGHNAGHTLVVGENVYKLSLLPSGIVTGTLSLIGNGVVLDPWALKAEIEKLEGQGVTINAENFAIADNCPLILPLHRDLDGLREQAAGSGKIGTTGRGIGPAYEDKVGRRAIRVCDLAHLDDLGPQIDRLCAHHDALRAGFGQEAVDRDALIAELKEIAPFVLQYAQPVWRRLKKVRKAGARMLFEGAQGVLLDVDHGTYPFVTSSNTVSGTAASGSGLGPGSTGFVLGIVKAYTTRVGSGPFPTELSDEVGQRLGERGHEFGTVTGRQRRCGWFDAVLVRQSCAISGVTGIAFTKLDVLDGFETVKICTGYRLNGKILDYLPAHAADQAKVEPIYEEMDGWQETTAGARSWADLPAQAIKYIQRVQELIETPVALVSTSPEREDTILVRDPFLD from the coding sequence ATGGCAAATGTCACCGTAATCGGCGCCCAGTGGGGCGACGAGGGTAAAGGCAAGATCGTCGACTGGCTGGCCAGCCGGGCCGACGCCGTCGTCCGCTTTCAGGGCGGCCACAACGCTGGCCACACGCTCGTCGTGGGCGAGAATGTCTACAAGCTCTCGCTGCTGCCGTCGGGTATCGTCACCGGCACTCTGTCGCTGATCGGCAACGGCGTCGTGCTCGACCCGTGGGCGCTGAAGGCAGAGATCGAGAAGCTGGAAGGCCAGGGGGTTACGATCAATGCCGAGAACTTCGCGATTGCAGACAATTGCCCGCTGATCCTGCCGCTCCACCGCGACCTCGATGGTCTGCGCGAACAGGCCGCCGGTTCGGGTAAGATCGGCACGACCGGTCGCGGCATCGGACCGGCCTATGAAGACAAGGTCGGTCGCCGCGCGATCCGCGTTTGCGACCTTGCGCACCTCGACGATCTAGGTCCGCAGATCGACCGGCTTTGCGCCCACCACGATGCGCTTCGCGCCGGGTTCGGACAGGAAGCCGTCGATCGCGATGCGCTGATTGCCGAGTTGAAGGAAATCGCGCCCTTCGTGCTGCAATATGCGCAGCCAGTGTGGCGGCGGTTGAAGAAGGTGCGCAAGGCGGGTGCGCGTATGCTGTTCGAAGGCGCGCAGGGCGTGCTACTCGATGTCGATCACGGCACCTATCCCTTCGTCACCAGCTCGAACACCGTGTCGGGCACGGCGGCCAGTGGATCGGGCCTTGGGCCCGGCAGCACCGGCTTTGTGCTGGGCATCGTCAAGGCTTATACGACCCGCGTCGGCAGCGGCCCGTTCCCGACCGAACTGTCGGATGAAGTCGGCCAGCGGCTGGGCGAGCGTGGCCACGAATTCGGCACCGTCACCGGCCGCCAGCGGCGCTGCGGCTGGTTCGATGCGGTTCTGGTGCGACAGTCCTGCGCGATCAGCGGTGTGACCGGCATCGCGTTCACCAAACTGGACGTGCTGGACGGGTTCGAGACGGTGAAGATCTGCACCGGCTATCGCCTGAACGGCAAGATCCTCGATTATCTGCCCGCCCATGCCGCCGATCAGGCGAAGGTGGAGCCGATTTACGAGGAAATGGATGGTTGGCAGGAAACGACCGCCGGGGCGCGCTCGTGGGCCGATCTTCCGGCGCAGGCGATCAAGTACATCCAACGCGTGCAGGAACTGATCGAGACGCCCGTGGCGCTCGTATCGACCAGCCCGGAGCGCGAAGATACCATCCTCGTCCGCGACCCGTTCCTCGACTGA
- a CDS encoding winged helix DNA-binding protein — translation MAQGVRAFRYDDAEPVRHASGAAASISVFADRAALRSQLGDSAGEAGLILRQSESLSRLVDGDALVLGDVVLIDAPVAGAELLAAFARLDMRAARSGCQLIVSTTCDSLDAIFGCFDQSDAQILVAPSGAEWALALGSALARVPHAAVNELSGEDRIALVRLTEQVQMLARKMEGLSQDDLLPGERESDRLRSPGLDYVAPQSSAPAPVAKAGKLPSPVLVREIIRQRQLRARFFEEELFADPAWDILLDLTAAKGEGTDVCVSSLCIAACVPPTTALRWISQMTEAGLLNRVRDPADRRRAFIELSDGAAKSMADYFHRLDNGAAVV, via the coding sequence ATGGCGCAAGGGGTTCGGGCTTTCAGGTACGACGATGCGGAACCGGTGCGACACGCGTCGGGCGCGGCGGCGAGCATCTCGGTCTTTGCGGATCGCGCGGCTTTGCGCAGCCAGCTTGGCGACAGTGCGGGTGAAGCCGGACTGATCCTGCGGCAGTCGGAATCGCTGTCGCGCCTTGTCGACGGCGATGCGCTGGTGCTCGGCGATGTCGTGCTTATCGATGCGCCGGTTGCGGGTGCCGAGCTTCTGGCAGCGTTCGCCCGGCTCGACATGCGCGCGGCGCGCAGTGGGTGCCAGCTAATCGTGTCGACCACTTGCGATAGCCTCGATGCGATATTCGGCTGTTTCGACCAGTCGGACGCGCAAATTCTCGTTGCGCCTTCGGGGGCGGAATGGGCCTTGGCCTTGGGCAGCGCGTTGGCGCGAGTGCCCCATGCGGCTGTGAACGAATTGAGCGGGGAAGATCGCATCGCCCTTGTGCGCCTGACCGAGCAGGTCCAGATGCTGGCCCGCAAGATGGAAGGGCTGTCGCAAGACGATCTCCTGCCGGGAGAGCGCGAGAGCGACCGGCTGCGCTCGCCGGGCCTGGATTACGTGGCACCGCAGTCCTCTGCGCCTGCGCCGGTCGCAAAAGCGGGCAAGTTGCCATCGCCGGTATTGGTGCGGGAAATCATCCGTCAGCGTCAGCTGCGCGCGCGGTTCTTCGAAGAGGAACTGTTCGCCGATCCGGCTTGGGACATCCTGCTCGACCTAACGGCGGCCAAGGGCGAGGGGACCGACGTCTGCGTCTCCAGCCTTTGCATCGCCGCCTGCGTCCCGCCGACTACAGCGCTGCGCTGGATCAGCCAGATGACCGAAGCGGGCCTGCTCAACCGCGTCCGCGACCCGGCCGACCGCCGCCGCGCTTTCATCGAACTCAGCGATGGCGCGGCCAAGTCGATGGCAGACTACTTTCACCGCCTCGACAACGGCGCAGCGGTCGTCTGA
- a CDS encoding tyrosine-type recombinase/integrase: MALPPLKKKPSGIYYVDLRGRGLGRVSLETRDRNAAIAKRREVLAADPETLSQPEQSRKRVGKATMNELFERAQATVWRTAKSQGTIRSNIKILGGLIGDEDVTDMTYTRLEKLAQELKDMGYAPATVKRKLDAVSKVLTMAAKWTDDEGRPLLTAKPPMPSIRVDNQKDRVLSRVEEAALFNAVEARRQAEPNRQWRRYASLLRFLLDTGARLGEALETGPQSLSTVMGPDGEPVTLVTFARYRTKSDKPRSVPLTTAAQEALEALSEDLGFSRKTKEVTYFPLTSATAWYMFKNLREDLKEVGLNIDDVTLHTLRHTCLTRLAQGGMELLRLQKWAGHSDPKITAERYVHLRTDDLVGGLDILQRSNPISPTNVTFMEATAKGDTDGTVVLN, encoded by the coding sequence ATGGCCCTGCCGCCACTAAAGAAGAAGCCCTCGGGCATCTACTACGTTGACCTGCGAGGGCGCGGTCTGGGCCGCGTCTCGTTGGAAACCCGCGACCGTAACGCCGCCATTGCCAAGCGCCGCGAGGTCCTCGCCGCAGACCCGGAAACCCTAAGCCAACCCGAACAGTCACGGAAACGTGTTGGTAAGGCAACCATGAATGAACTCTTTGAGCGCGCTCAGGCGACCGTCTGGCGCACCGCAAAGAGCCAAGGCACGATCCGGTCCAACATCAAAATCCTCGGAGGCTTGATAGGCGACGAGGACGTAACCGATATGACCTACACACGCCTTGAGAAGCTGGCGCAGGAATTGAAGGACATGGGTTACGCCCCGGCGACCGTGAAGAGGAAGCTGGACGCGGTCTCCAAGGTCCTGACGATGGCCGCTAAGTGGACTGACGATGAAGGCCGCCCGCTGCTGACTGCAAAGCCACCGATGCCTTCGATCCGCGTGGACAACCAGAAGGACCGCGTCCTGAGCCGCGTCGAGGAGGCCGCACTGTTCAACGCAGTGGAGGCCCGCCGACAGGCCGAACCCAACCGCCAGTGGAGGCGCTATGCGTCCCTGCTGCGCTTCCTGCTGGATACCGGGGCCCGTCTTGGCGAGGCGCTGGAAACCGGCCCGCAATCCCTATCGACCGTGATGGGTCCTGATGGGGAGCCAGTAACGCTCGTCACCTTCGCCCGCTACAGGACGAAGAGCGATAAGCCTCGCTCGGTTCCCCTAACGACCGCCGCGCAGGAGGCCTTGGAGGCCCTCTCGGAAGACCTCGGCTTTAGCCGGAAGACGAAGGAGGTGACGTACTTCCCACTCACCTCCGCGACCGCATGGTATATGTTCAAGAACCTGCGGGAGGACCTGAAGGAGGTGGGGCTCAACATTGACGACGTCACGCTACACACGCTCCGGCATACCTGCCTTACGCGCCTCGCGCAGGGCGGTATGGAACTGCTCCGTCTGCAAAAATGGGCGGGACACAGCGATCCGAAGATCACCGCCGAGCGTTATGTTCACCTGCGAACCGACGACTTGGTTGGCGGACTCGACATTCTTCAAAGATCGAATCCCATAAGTCCTACAAACGTGACTTTCATGGAAGCCACCGCTAAAGGTGACACTGATGGCACAGTCGTCCTGAATTAA
- a CDS encoding DUF7417 domain-containing protein — translation MTQPTLDAYTATGRAEGFIDATRDEQVEAWQYLHDTGLAYRLQGWFGRTAQSLIAEGVIHD, via the coding sequence ATGACCCAACCGACACTCGACGCCTACACCGCCACAGGACGCGCTGAGGGCTTCATCGACGCCACCCGAGACGAGCAAGTCGAGGCTTGGCAATATCTCCACGACACCGGCCTCGCCTACCGCCTTCAGGGCTGGTTCGGGCGCACCGCGCAGTCCCTCATAGCGGAGGGCGTGATCCATGACTGA
- a CDS encoding DUF3574 domain-containing protein, which translates to MTLTYITRVAFGRARPSGGLVTDPEWIGFRNETINPAFPDGFTVIDGRGGWRDAATGETISEPTTILEVAHDGSEEVLRAIRMVAGSYKIIFGQDAVMVSTAAANVEFI; encoded by the coding sequence ATGACACTCACCTATATCACCCGCGTAGCGTTTGGCCGAGCCCGCCCTAGCGGCGGCTTGGTCACTGATCCCGAATGGATCGGCTTTCGCAACGAAACCATCAACCCCGCCTTCCCGGATGGCTTCACGGTCATCGACGGGCGCGGCGGCTGGCGCGATGCCGCCACCGGCGAAACCATCTCCGAGCCGACCACGATCCTAGAGGTCGCCCACGATGGCTCTGAGGAGGTCCTGAGGGCCATCCGGATGGTCGCTGGCTCCTACAAAATCATCTTCGGACAAGACGCCGTCATGGTCTCGACCGCGGCCGCCAACGTGGAGTTTATCTGA
- the terL gene encoding phage terminase large subunit, with protein MSTLSQYIGDGATTQFNITFSYDDPANVYVEVDGVDTSYTFINASLVDLDTAPANGAEVVLFRRTPVSSPIVDFSDGAIVREKDLDAAIGQPPHPSTDRWDRELPELLRRSLHTNTGLRLRVSEPTKMTPEERLKDSFLLFLAYVWVRVLSLPKPTRIQRDIADFLANGPRRRFIAAFRGVGKTFLTAAYIVWRLWREPDLKIMVVSANERFAHKIASFIHTLIGSEDVITREVVPWSNLQARSGQKNSTLEFDVGPAGPSKDPSVAAFGITGQMTGGRGDVMLFDDVEVPKNSETEALREKLVDRMGEAAAILKPGGETIILGTFQSMASIYRGLREKGYEMRIWPARYPLAKKMHLYDDLAPMLREDLEADPALAKPVASSLGGSPTDPDRFDDMDLMERETEWGAAGFTLQFMLDTSLSDADKFPLKGRDLIVMDTADSVAPERVAWGSSPELVHKDIDNVGFDGDRLHAPMYRAKEFLKYTGTLLEIDPSGSGTDETAYAVTKFLNGYIYLRKWGGYVDGHGDTTLAALARIAKDENVSLIRVEGNFGDGMFSRLLEPHLRRAGVKAALENHKVSGQKEVRIINNLLPVLKSHRLVMDTEAAREDIESARRMRTKGSTVGLERSGLYQLTHLHHARGALRHDDRVDVLSNAISYWQDYLNLDAREAEAERKRKADEEFERKIFESRIFGQPAQAGHRRRGRGRRR; from the coding sequence ATGAGTACCCTCTCTCAATACATCGGAGACGGGGCCACGACGCAGTTCAACATCACGTTCTCATACGATGATCCGGCGAACGTCTATGTCGAAGTCGATGGCGTCGATACCTCCTACACCTTCATCAATGCCAGCTTGGTTGACCTCGACACGGCCCCCGCCAATGGAGCGGAAGTGGTCTTGTTTCGCAGGACCCCGGTTAGCTCCCCTATCGTAGATTTCTCTGACGGCGCCATTGTCCGCGAGAAGGACCTAGACGCCGCCATCGGTCAGCCCCCTCATCCCTCGACTGATCGATGGGACCGAGAGCTACCTGAGCTACTCCGTCGATCCCTCCACACAAATACTGGCTTACGTCTCCGAGTGAGCGAGCCGACCAAGATGACCCCAGAGGAGCGGCTCAAGGATAGCTTCCTCCTCTTCTTAGCTTACGTCTGGGTCCGGGTGCTGAGCCTCCCGAAGCCTACGCGCATCCAGAGGGACATCGCAGACTTCCTTGCCAACGGCCCCCGCCGCCGCTTCATCGCGGCCTTCCGGGGCGTCGGTAAGACATTCCTGACGGCGGCCTACATCGTCTGGCGGCTCTGGCGTGAGCCGGACCTCAAGATCATGGTGGTCTCCGCAAACGAGCGTTTCGCTCACAAGATCGCCTCCTTCATCCACACCCTCATCGGCTCCGAGGACGTCATCACCCGCGAGGTGGTCCCGTGGTCGAACCTTCAGGCCCGCTCCGGGCAGAAGAACTCGACCCTTGAGTTCGACGTCGGCCCAGCAGGCCCCTCCAAGGACCCGTCAGTGGCCGCCTTCGGGATCACTGGACAGATGACGGGCGGGCGCGGCGACGTCATGCTCTTTGACGACGTCGAGGTCCCCAAGAACTCCGAGACGGAGGCGCTTCGTGAGAAGCTGGTGGACCGCATGGGCGAGGCCGCCGCGATCCTGAAGCCGGGGGGTGAGACGATCATCCTCGGCACCTTTCAGTCGATGGCCTCGATCTACCGGGGCCTGCGCGAGAAGGGCTACGAAATGCGCATCTGGCCCGCCCGCTACCCGCTGGCGAAGAAGATGCACCTCTACGACGACCTAGCGCCCATGCTGCGCGAGGACCTTGAGGCAGACCCCGCGCTCGCAAAGCCGGTCGCATCGTCCCTCGGAGGCTCCCCCACGGACCCCGACAGGTTCGACGACATGGACCTCATGGAGCGCGAGACGGAATGGGGCGCGGCAGGCTTCACGCTTCAGTTCATGCTCGACACGAGCCTGAGCGATGCCGACAAGTTCCCCCTCAAGGGCCGTGACCTGATCGTCATGGACACCGCCGACAGCGTTGCGCCGGAGCGTGTGGCGTGGGGCAGCAGCCCCGAGTTGGTCCATAAGGACATCGACAATGTTGGTTTCGACGGCGACCGGCTCCATGCGCCGATGTACCGCGCCAAGGAGTTCCTGAAATACACCGGGACGCTCCTTGAGATTGACCCTTCCGGCTCCGGCACGGACGAGACCGCCTACGCTGTTACCAAGTTCCTCAACGGGTATATCTACCTGAGGAAGTGGGGCGGCTACGTGGACGGCCACGGAGACACGACCTTAGCGGCCCTTGCCCGGATCGCTAAGGACGAGAACGTCTCCCTCATCAGGGTCGAGGGCAACTTTGGCGACGGGATGTTCTCCCGCCTGCTTGAGCCGCACCTCCGAAGGGCTGGCGTCAAGGCCGCCCTAGAGAACCATAAGGTCTCCGGTCAGAAAGAAGTCCGGATCATCAACAACCTCCTACCTGTCCTGAAGTCGCACCGGCTCGTTATGGACACCGAAGCCGCCCGCGAGGACATCGAGAGCGCCCGCCGTATGAGGACCAAAGGGTCCACTGTGGGTCTCGAAAGGTCCGGGCTGTACCAACTGACCCACCTCCACCACGCCCGAGGCGCTCTGCGCCATGATGACCGCGTGGACGTCCTGAGCAACGCCATCTCGTACTGGCAGGACTACCTCAACCTCGACGCCCGAGAGGCCGAGGCCGAGCGCAAGCGCAAGGCAGATGAGGAGTTCGAACGCAAGATATTCGAGAGCCGCATCTTCGGACAGCCCGCTCAGGCAGGCCACCGCCGCAGAGGCCGTGGACGGAGACGCTAG
- a CDS encoding IS66 family transposase, with translation MLDVAPVQWRVIRTVRPKYSCRSCEKIVQARAPVKAIARGKASFATLAHVVVNKFDHHLPLYRQAEMMAAQGIDIDRSTLAGWTGQAAALLDPIVARIAKKASRPASCTPMIRRCRCSCPQGQDCASQAVDLCRR, from the coding sequence ATGCTCGATGTGGCACCGGTGCAGTGGCGCGTCATCCGCACCGTTCGGCCCAAGTATTCCTGCCGGTCCTGCGAGAAGATCGTCCAGGCAAGGGCCCCTGTGAAGGCGATTGCGCGCGGCAAGGCCAGCTTTGCCACGCTTGCCCATGTGGTCGTGAACAAGTTCGATCACCACCTGCCGCTCTACCGTCAGGCCGAGATGATGGCGGCGCAGGGGATCGATATCGACCGCTCGACCCTCGCCGGTTGGACAGGCCAGGCCGCTGCGCTGCTCGATCCGATCGTCGCCCGTATCGCGAAGAAGGCCTCAAGGCCGGCAAGCTGCACACCGATGATACGCCGGTGCCGATGCTCGTGCCCGCAAGGGCAAGACTGCGCAAGCCAGGCTGTGGACCTATGTCGTCGATGA
- a CDS encoding plasmid pRiA4b ORF-3 family protein gives MTETIARLRISLDDIEPEIWRIVDMPLTGSSRCCTM, from the coding sequence ATGACCGAGACCATCGCCCGACTGCGGATCAGCCTCGATGACATCGAACCCGAGATCTGGCGCATCGTCGACATGCCGCTCACCGGTAGCTCAAGATGCTGCACGATGTGA
- a CDS encoding plasmid pRiA4b ORF-3 family protein produces MTWGTTGAHPHRRERRPRRSRHPLPAFRNRRTPLPPEDVGGFPGFEMFLDAMADPSHEEHTHLRRWHGGRSTQTISTSRQSCEGWPPSPGDGRSEKPPTPETESQPDKAAFTHRLR; encoded by the coding sequence ATGACATGGGGGACGACTGGCGCCCACCCTCACCGTCGAGAGCGTCGGCCTCGGCGATCCCGACATCCATTACCCGCGTTTCGTAATCGGCGAACGCCGCTGCCGCCCGAAGATGTTGGCGGTTTCCCGGGCTTCGAGATGTTCCTCGACGCCATGGCGGACCCGTCGCACGAAGAGCATACGCATCTGAGGAGGTGGCATGGCGGCCGTTCAACGCAGACGATATCGACGAGCAGGCAATCGTGCGAAGGATGGCCGCCATCGCCAGGCGACGGCAGATCGGAAAAGCCGCCTACGCCAGAAACCGAAAGTCAGCCTGACAAGGCGGCCTTCACGCACCGCTTACGATAA
- a CDS encoding S1C family serine protease → MMRQTLTKPTSYARPWIVVLIIMNVFLLAASAALLINQSAPLAEPRVVTARGDLGADERATIDLFRNARDSVVFISTRQRVADFWTRNVYSVPRGSGSGLVWDEAGHIVTNFHVIEGASEAQMQLADGRQFSATLVGVSPQHDLAVLKIGGAGFTAPARVPIGTSSDLQVGQNVFAIGNPFGLDWTLTKGIVSALDRSLPNENGPDIRHLIQTDAAINPGNSGGPLLDSAGRLIGINTAIYSPSGASAGIGFAVPVDTVMRVVPQLISEGRYTRPSLGVESDDDINDRLKRASGIEGVFVLRVDPGSSAERAGLVAAQRTRRGVAPGDIVTALNGKPVSRVGDLLARLDDFRVGQSVELTLMRGGEERTARLELEPGS, encoded by the coding sequence ATGATGAGACAAACGTTGACGAAGCCAACGTCCTATGCGCGTCCGTGGATAGTGGTTCTGATCATCATGAACGTCTTTCTTCTCGCCGCCTCCGCAGCCCTCTTGATCAATCAATCCGCCCCGTTGGCCGAACCCCGCGTCGTCACTGCGCGGGGCGATCTTGGCGCGGATGAACGTGCTACAATCGATTTGTTTCGCAATGCGCGCGATTCAGTGGTGTTCATTTCCACCCGGCAGCGTGTGGCCGATTTCTGGACACGCAATGTCTATAGCGTGCCGCGCGGATCGGGCTCGGGTCTCGTATGGGACGAGGCAGGCCATATTGTGACCAATTTTCATGTCATCGAGGGCGCCTCCGAAGCGCAAATGCAGCTTGCCGACGGTCGCCAGTTTTCCGCCACGCTGGTCGGTGTTAGCCCACAACACGATCTTGCTGTCCTGAAAATAGGCGGTGCGGGCTTCACTGCGCCCGCGCGGGTGCCAATCGGGACAAGCAGCGACCTGCAGGTCGGACAGAATGTTTTCGCAATCGGAAACCCGTTCGGACTGGACTGGACCCTGACCAAGGGCATCGTTTCGGCGCTCGATCGTTCGCTGCCGAATGAGAATGGTCCCGACATCCGGCACCTCATCCAGACCGATGCCGCCATAAATCCCGGTAATTCGGGTGGTCCGCTGCTCGATTCCGCGGGCCGACTGATCGGGATCAATACAGCGATCTATAGTCCTTCCGGGGCATCGGCCGGGATCGGCTTTGCCGTGCCGGTCGATACGGTCATGCGCGTTGTGCCGCAGCTCATTTCCGAGGGGCGCTATACGCGGCCCAGCCTTGGCGTTGAAAGCGATGACGATATAAACGACCGGCTCAAGCGCGCCTCGGGGATCGAGGGCGTTTTTGTCCTGCGGGTCGATCCCGGGTCATCTGCAGAGCGCGCCGGTCTGGTTGCTGCCCAGCGCACAAGGCGCGGGGTCGCTCCAGGGGACATCGTTACCGCTCTGAACGGCAAACCCGTTTCCAGAGTCGGCGATCTGCTCGCCCGGCTTGACGATTTTCGGGTCGGACAAAGCGTCGAACTTACGCTGATGCGCGGCGGCGAAGAGCGAACAGCCAGGCTCGAACTCGAACCGGGAAGCTGA
- a CDS encoding Hsp20/alpha crystallin family protein: MAIRDLIPWKSQGQDIAPRQEERVDHPVMSLHRDINRLFDDMFRGFSMPSLPSIGRSLGWPRLELSENDKEIRVTAELPGMEEKDIEISLDDHQLVIRGEKKSETSDEERGYSERSYGRFERRIGLPSQIDEDKVEAAFRNGVLTVTVPRTAEAAKGRKTIPINAG, translated from the coding sequence ATGGCAATTCGCGATCTCATTCCCTGGAAAAGCCAGGGTCAGGACATCGCTCCCCGGCAGGAGGAGCGGGTCGATCATCCGGTGATGTCGCTTCATCGGGATATCAATCGCTTGTTCGACGACATGTTTCGCGGGTTTTCCATGCCCTCGCTGCCGTCCATCGGACGCAGCCTTGGCTGGCCGCGGCTCGAATTGTCGGAAAACGACAAGGAAATCCGGGTCACGGCCGAGTTGCCGGGCATGGAAGAAAAGGACATCGAAATCAGCCTGGACGATCACCAGCTGGTGATCCGGGGCGAAAAGAAGTCCGAAACCAGCGACGAGGAACGCGGCTATTCGGAACGCAGCTATGGCCGCTTCGAACGTCGCATCGGCCTGCCTTCGCAGATCGACGAGGACAAGGTCGAGGCGGCCTTCCGTAATGGTGTTCTGACCGTTACGGTTCCGCGTACCGCAGAAGCGGCAAAGGGACGCAAGACAATCCCCATCAACGCCGGTTAA